The Planococcus versutus genome contains a region encoding:
- the dnaA gene encoding chromosomal replication initiator protein DnaA codes for MEHLDELWSSVLAQVETKISKPSFETWLKSTKLLSYQDDTVTISAPNSFARDWLENHYVHLITGILSDSTGDDMMIRFVVPKDQDMDDFQLPAPRIKPGQDQQHEFLPGMLNPKYTFDTFVIGSGNRFAHAASLAVAEAPAKAYNPLFIYGGVGLGKTHLMHAIGHYVLEHNPNAKVVYLSSEKFTNEFINSIRDNKTGEFRDKYRSVDILLIDDIQFLAGKEQTQEEFFHTFNTLHEESKQIIISSDRPPKEIPTLEDRLRSRFEWGLITDITPPDLETRIAILRKKAKADGLDIPNDVMTYIANSIDSNIRELEGALIRVVAYSSLINRDMSAELAAEALKDIMPNSKPKIITILDIQNAVGEQFNVKLEDFKTKRRTKDIAYPRQVAMYLSRQMTDFSLPKIGEEFGGRDHTTVIHAHDKISKLLKDNQQLQQDVKDIKSALGK; via the coding sequence TTGGAACACTTAGACGAATTATGGTCAAGTGTCTTAGCCCAAGTTGAAACCAAAATCTCCAAACCGAGTTTTGAAACGTGGTTAAAATCGACAAAACTTTTATCCTATCAAGATGATACGGTCACCATTTCAGCACCTAATTCGTTTGCTCGTGATTGGTTGGAAAACCATTACGTGCACTTGATTACAGGAATTCTATCAGATTCTACTGGTGATGATATGATGATTAGATTTGTCGTGCCTAAAGATCAGGATATGGATGATTTTCAACTCCCTGCGCCGCGTATCAAACCGGGACAAGACCAGCAGCACGAGTTTTTGCCTGGCATGCTGAACCCAAAATACACTTTTGATACATTTGTAATTGGTTCAGGAAATCGCTTTGCACATGCTGCTTCTTTAGCAGTGGCTGAAGCACCAGCAAAAGCATACAATCCGCTGTTTATCTATGGGGGAGTAGGACTTGGCAAGACGCATTTAATGCATGCAATTGGACATTATGTCCTAGAACACAATCCAAACGCGAAAGTCGTTTATTTATCTTCGGAAAAATTTACGAACGAATTTATTAATTCAATTCGGGACAACAAAACAGGTGAATTCCGCGACAAATATAGAAGTGTCGACATTCTTTTGATTGATGATATTCAATTTTTGGCGGGTAAAGAACAAACACAAGAAGAATTTTTCCATACGTTCAATACGCTTCACGAAGAGTCTAAACAAATCATCATATCAAGTGATCGACCACCAAAAGAAATTCCAACATTAGAAGATCGTCTTCGCTCCCGCTTTGAATGGGGCTTAATCACAGATATTACACCACCTGATTTGGAGACACGGATCGCTATCTTGCGTAAAAAAGCAAAAGCAGACGGACTTGATATTCCAAATGACGTGATGACGTATATTGCGAATTCGATCGATTCGAATATTCGTGAGCTTGAGGGAGCTTTGATTCGTGTGGTCGCTTATTCTTCTTTGATCAACCGTGACATGAGTGCCGAATTAGCTGCTGAAGCGTTAAAAGACATTATGCCGAATTCAAAACCGAAAATCATTACAATTTTGGACATTCAAAATGCTGTTGGTGAACAATTCAACGTCAAATTAGAAGATTTCAAAACAAAGCGTCGTACAAAAGATATTGCCTATCCTCGACAAGTTGCAATGTATTTGTCACGTCAAATGACTGATTTTTCTTTGCCTAAAATTGGAGAAGAATTCGGAGGACGTGACCATACTACAGTCATTCACGCTCACGATAAAATTTCTAAACTGTTAAAAGACAATCAACAACTTCAGCAAGACGTCAAAGACATCAAAAGTGCACTTGGCAAGTAA
- the dnaN gene encoding DNA polymerase III subunit beta: MKFEIKRERLVEGLNDVMKAVSSKTTIPILTGIKMDVTLDGMRLTGSDSDITIQTFIPTEENGEQIIQVTNGGSIVLQAKVFGEIIRKLPTNDVEIEITGNFQTHIRSGKSEFHLIGLDAVDYPQLPDIQDDRLFTIPADLLKTINRETVFAVSSSETRPVLTGVHWEVKDGELVCVATDSHRLARRKTKLETLPEGEYSVVIPGKSLTELNKILDDTSEAVEIVMTNQQVLFKSKHILFFSRLLEGNYPDTSRLIPAEYKTTVTVNGRSLLQAIDRASLLAREERNNVVRFSAKEGSDVEVSSNSPEVGKVEEQLQAQSIEGEELKISFSAKFMMDALKAIDGQDVVIQFTGAMRPFILKSALDDSILQLILPVRTY, translated from the coding sequence ATGAAATTCGAGATAAAACGTGAAAGATTAGTTGAAGGATTAAACGATGTAATGAAAGCAGTAAGTTCAAAAACAACCATTCCAATCTTAACGGGAATTAAAATGGATGTGACTTTAGATGGAATGAGGTTAACAGGTAGTGATTCTGACATCACTATCCAAACATTTATTCCAACAGAAGAAAACGGTGAACAAATCATTCAAGTTACTAATGGAGGAAGTATTGTTCTTCAAGCAAAAGTGTTTGGTGAAATCATCCGTAAGTTACCAACAAATGATGTTGAAATTGAAATTACAGGAAATTTTCAAACGCATATTCGTTCTGGGAAATCCGAGTTCCATTTAATCGGCTTAGATGCAGTGGATTACCCTCAATTACCTGATATTCAAGATGATCGTTTGTTTACAATTCCTGCAGATTTACTAAAAACGATTAACCGTGAAACCGTTTTTGCTGTGTCTAGCTCAGAAACACGTCCTGTATTAACGGGAGTTCACTGGGAAGTAAAAGATGGAGAACTTGTTTGCGTGGCAACAGATAGCCACCGTCTTGCTCGTCGTAAAACGAAACTCGAAACATTGCCAGAAGGGGAATATAGCGTAGTAATTCCAGGGAAAAGTTTAACAGAGCTCAATAAAATTCTTGATGACACGTCTGAAGCTGTTGAAATTGTCATGACTAATCAGCAAGTATTGTTCAAATCAAAACACATTCTTTTCTTTTCTCGTCTATTAGAAGGCAATTATCCAGATACAAGTCGACTGATTCCTGCCGAATACAAAACGACGGTAACTGTTAACGGTCGTTCACTGTTACAAGCAATTGATCGTGCATCTTTGTTAGCTAGAGAAGAACGAAACAACGTTGTCCGCTTTTCTGCAAAAGAAGGCAGTGATGTAGAAGTTTCTTCGAATTCACCTGAAGTTGGAAAAGTAGAAGAGCAACTTCAAGCGCAAAGTATTGAAGGAGAAGAATTGAAAATTTCTTTTAGTGCTAAATTTATGATGGACGCATTAAAAGCTATTGATGGACAAGATGTCGTGATTCAATTCACCGGAGCTATGCGTCCATTTATCTTAAAATCAGCTTTAGACGATTCAATTTTGCAGCTGATTCTTCCTGTCCGAACATATTAA
- the yaaA gene encoding S4 domain-containing protein YaaA, whose amino-acid sequence MKEIGIETEYITLGQLLKMTDTINSGGMAKWFLSEHDVFVNGEAENRRGRKLRPTDLVNIPEFGEFRIVTAEGMSFDAD is encoded by the coding sequence TTGAAAGAAATTGGGATTGAGACAGAATATATAACACTTGGTCAATTGTTAAAAATGACAGATACAATAAATTCAGGTGGAATGGCTAAATGGTTCCTAAGTGAACATGATGTTTTTGTAAACGGTGAAGCTGAAAATCGTAGAGGACGTAAATTGCGTCCAACAGATCTTGTAAATATTCCAGAGTTTGGAGAGTTTCGTATCGTGACGGCTGAAGGCATGAGCTTCGATGCGGATTGA
- the recF gene encoding DNA replication/repair protein RecF (All proteins in this family for which functions are known are DNA-binding proteins that assist the filamentation of RecA onto DNA for the initiation of recombination or recombinational repair.), whose amino-acid sequence MRIDRLELVNYRNYESLELDFSPEINVFIGENAQGKTNIMESLYVLSMAKSHRTSNDKEMIRWNAEYGKIKADVYRKYGKLPLEITLSKKGKKAKVNHLEQRRLSDYVGQLNVVMFAPEDLHLVKGSPQVRRRFIDMEIGQISPVYLHDLVNYQKLLKQRNHILKQHYGKQSINDVMFDVYTEQFIDAAVKIIRKRYQFMELLQKWAEPIHHGISRGLEQLQIRYQPISGLKPEWTPVEMASFLEQKLIEVRKREIERGVTLVGPHRDELQFFVNGYDVQTYGSQGQQRTTALSLKLAEIELIKQEVGEAPVLLLDDVLSELDDYRQSHLLNTIKGSVQTFVTTTSVEGIQHETIQNARLFEVFNGTVVN is encoded by the coding sequence ATGCGGATTGACCGCCTAGAGCTTGTCAATTATCGAAACTATGAATCACTAGAACTGGATTTTTCTCCAGAAATTAACGTTTTTATCGGAGAAAATGCACAAGGTAAGACAAATATCATGGAATCTCTTTATGTTTTGTCTATGGCAAAATCACACCGTACTTCCAATGATAAGGAAATGATACGCTGGAATGCCGAATATGGTAAAATTAAAGCTGACGTTTACCGTAAATACGGAAAACTTCCTCTTGAAATTACGCTGTCGAAAAAAGGTAAGAAAGCAAAAGTTAATCATTTGGAACAACGCAGATTGAGTGATTATGTTGGTCAATTAAATGTTGTAATGTTTGCACCTGAAGATCTGCATCTTGTCAAAGGAAGTCCACAAGTACGTAGACGTTTTATCGACATGGAAATCGGACAAATTTCTCCAGTTTATTTGCATGATTTAGTGAATTACCAAAAACTCCTTAAACAAAGAAATCATATATTGAAACAACATTATGGTAAACAATCAATTAATGACGTTATGTTTGATGTTTATACAGAACAATTTATCGATGCGGCTGTGAAAATTATCCGTAAGCGTTATCAGTTTATGGAGCTTTTGCAGAAATGGGCTGAACCCATCCACCATGGTATTTCCCGGGGGCTGGAACAACTTCAAATCCGCTATCAACCAATCAGTGGTTTAAAGCCTGAATGGACGCCTGTAGAAATGGCGTCTTTTTTAGAGCAAAAACTGATTGAAGTTCGCAAAAGAGAAATCGAGCGAGGTGTCACTCTTGTAGGGCCTCACCGCGATGAACTTCAATTTTTTGTAAACGGCTACGATGTTCAAACTTATGGTTCACAAGGACAACAACGAACTACTGCCTTGTCGTTAAAGTTAGCCGAAATTGAATTGATCAAGCAAGAAGTCGGTGAAGCTCCCGTGTTGTTGCTCGATGATGTGCTTTCAGAACTAGACGATTATAGACAATCACATTTATTAAATACGATTAAAGGCTCTGTTCAGACATTTGTTACGACGACGAGTGTTGAAGGGATCCAACACGAGACAATTCAAAATGCACGGCTTTTCGAAGTTTTCAATGGCACTGTAGTTAACTAA
- the gyrB gene encoding DNA topoisomerase (ATP-hydrolyzing) subunit B produces the protein MEEKGLQEAYEASQIQVLEGLEAVRKRPGMYIGSTGARGLHHLVWEIVDNSIDEALAGHCTEIQVTIEQDNWIRVEDNGRGIPVGMQEKMGRPAVEVIMTVLHAGGKFGGGGYKVSGGLHGVGASVVNALSETTEVYVNRDEKKHYIKFERGAVVEELKVIGDSSHTGTTIRFKADTEIFTETTVYEFDLLDHRLRELAYLNRGLKIIARDEREGQEKEKIYHFEGGIKSYVEHLNKSKDPLHEEAIFVEAEREGITVEVAMQYNAGYAANIFSFANNINTHEGGTHESGFKTALTRVVNDYARKKSMLKDQDLNLTGDDVREGLTAIISIKHPDPQFEGQTKTKLGNTEVSTIVNNLFSGGFERFLLENPVVSKKIVEKGIMASHARMAAKKAREFTRRKSVLEVSSLPGKLADCSSRDPKVSEIYIVEGDSAGGSAKSGRDRHFQAILPLRGKILNVEKARLDRILTNEEIRNIITALGTGIGEEFNLEKARYHKVVIMTDADVDGAHIRTLLLTFFFRYMRPLLEAGYIYIAQPPLFQIKQSKHVEYVYTDEQLQTALASLSPTPKPNIQRYKGLGEMNATQLWDTTMDPDVRTLLQVTLNDAIVADETFHILMGDDVEPRRNFIEENAKYVKNLDV, from the coding sequence ATGGAAGAAAAAGGTTTACAAGAAGCATATGAAGCGAGTCAAATTCAAGTGTTAGAAGGATTGGAAGCTGTTCGTAAAAGACCAGGAATGTATATCGGGTCTACAGGTGCAAGAGGTTTACACCATTTAGTTTGGGAAATTGTTGATAATAGTATAGATGAAGCATTAGCGGGTCATTGCACGGAAATTCAAGTAACTATTGAACAAGACAATTGGATTCGTGTAGAAGATAATGGGCGTGGGATTCCTGTTGGTATGCAAGAAAAAATGGGACGTCCAGCAGTTGAAGTTATTATGACGGTATTGCATGCAGGTGGCAAATTCGGCGGCGGCGGCTATAAAGTATCGGGTGGACTTCACGGAGTGGGAGCTTCTGTTGTTAACGCTTTATCTGAAACGACTGAAGTCTATGTTAATCGTGACGAAAAAAAGCATTACATCAAATTTGAGCGTGGTGCAGTGGTTGAAGAACTAAAAGTGATTGGAGATTCAAGTCATACGGGGACAACAATTCGTTTCAAAGCAGATACAGAGATTTTCACTGAAACAACGGTGTATGAATTTGATCTTTTAGATCACCGCTTACGTGAACTTGCTTATTTAAACCGTGGATTGAAAATCATTGCGAGAGACGAACGCGAAGGACAAGAAAAAGAAAAGATTTATCATTTCGAAGGTGGGATTAAATCCTACGTTGAACATTTAAATAAATCAAAAGATCCACTTCATGAAGAAGCTATTTTTGTAGAAGCTGAAAGAGAAGGTATTACCGTTGAAGTAGCAATGCAATACAATGCGGGCTATGCAGCAAATATTTTTTCTTTTGCGAATAATATTAATACACATGAAGGTGGAACGCATGAATCTGGGTTTAAAACAGCTTTAACGCGTGTAGTTAATGATTATGCTCGCAAGAAAAGTATGTTAAAAGATCAGGATCTTAATTTGACTGGAGACGATGTGCGAGAAGGGTTGACTGCGATTATCTCTATTAAACACCCCGATCCACAATTTGAAGGGCAAACCAAAACAAAACTCGGTAATACGGAAGTTAGTACTATCGTCAATAATTTGTTTTCGGGTGGATTTGAACGATTCTTATTAGAAAATCCTGTGGTGTCGAAAAAAATCGTTGAAAAAGGAATTATGGCTTCTCATGCACGAATGGCTGCTAAAAAAGCACGTGAATTTACACGTCGAAAATCAGTTTTAGAAGTATCAAGTCTGCCGGGTAAACTAGCAGATTGTTCTTCACGCGATCCAAAAGTTAGTGAAATCTATATCGTTGAAGGTGACTCAGCTGGTGGATCAGCAAAATCTGGTCGTGATCGTCACTTCCAAGCGATTTTACCGTTGCGTGGAAAAATCTTAAATGTTGAAAAAGCCAGACTGGATCGAATTCTTACAAATGAGGAGATTCGCAACATTATTACAGCACTGGGTACCGGTATCGGCGAGGAATTTAATCTTGAAAAAGCCCGTTACCATAAAGTCGTTATTATGACGGATGCAGATGTTGATGGCGCGCACATTCGTACACTTCTACTAACGTTCTTTTTCCGTTACATGCGTCCATTGCTTGAAGCTGGTTATATTTATATTGCCCAGCCACCATTGTTCCAAATCAAACAAAGCAAACATGTAGAATATGTCTATACAGATGAACAATTACAAACGGCGCTTGCAAGTCTATCTCCAACACCGAAACCAAATATTCAGCGGTATAAAGGACTTGGAGAAATGAACGCAACACAGTTATGGGATACAACAATGGATCCGGATGTTCGAACATTGTTGCAAGTCACATTAAATGACGCGATAGTAGCAGACGAAACCTTCCATATTTTAATGGGTGACGATGTGGAACCACGCCGTAACTTTATCGAAGAAAACGCGAAATACGTTAAAAACTTGGACGTTTAA
- the gyrA gene encoding DNA gyrase subunit A has protein sequence MAERPSSGVEEINISTEMRTSFLDYAMSVIVSRALPDVRDGLKPVHRRILYAMHDLGITADKGYKKSARIVGDVIGKYHPHGDSAVYETMVRMAQDFSYRYMLVDGHGNFGSVDGDSAAAMRYTESKMSKISMELLRDLNKNTVDYRDNYDGQEKEPIVLPSRFPNLLVNGTSGIAVGMATNIPPHHLGETIDAVLALADNPAITTEELMEYVEGPDFPTGGIILGRSGIRRAYETGKGSVLIRSVVDIETKANGKEVIIVNEIPFQVNKARLIEKIAELVRDKKIDGITDLRDESDRNGMRIVIEVRRDASASVLLNNLYKQTAMQTSFGINMLALVDGHPKVLSLKEILFHYLEHQKVVIRRRTQFELTKAEDRAHILEGLRIALDHIDAIIALIRGSQTAEQARNGLMTDFNLTERQSQAILDMRLQRLTGLERDKIEEEYQALVKLIDELRDILANEYRIIEIIKEEMLEIKERFNDKRRTEITTGGAEMFEDEDLIPVEATVLTLTHNGYIKRLPANTYRSQKRGGRGVQGMGTNEDDFVEHLLYTSTHDTILFFTNKGKVYRKKGYQIPEYGRTAKGLPLVNLLEISKEEKVTAVIRVEEFKEDSFFFFTTREGVSKRTPVTNYANIRQNGLIAISLREEDELISVKLTDGTKEMVIGTRNGALIRFPETDIRSMGRTATGVRGIRLREGDAVVGMEILDPNDNVLVITEKGYGKQTKESEYRVQSRGGMGIKTCQITDKNGPLVAVRTVNGTEDIMLITVNGVLIRMDVEDISTTGRSTQGVRLIRLGDDEIVATVAKVKKDVDLPEDLEEIAGEDALIDESAQADVYEADEIVADEKIDSVEETPEDDEE, from the coding sequence ATGGCTGAACGGCCGAGCAGTGGTGTTGAAGAAATAAATATAAGTACGGAAATGCGAACTTCATTTTTAGATTATGCGATGAGCGTTATTGTGTCCCGTGCCTTACCTGATGTACGTGATGGATTAAAGCCTGTCCATCGCCGTATTCTTTACGCAATGCATGATTTAGGAATTACTGCAGACAAAGGATATAAAAAATCAGCGCGTATCGTTGGAGATGTGATTGGTAAATACCATCCTCACGGTGACTCAGCAGTTTATGAAACTATGGTTCGCATGGCGCAGGATTTCAGCTATCGTTATATGCTTGTAGATGGACACGGAAACTTTGGGTCAGTCGATGGCGATTCAGCTGCAGCTATGCGTTATACAGAATCCAAAATGTCTAAAATTTCTATGGAGTTATTGCGTGATTTAAATAAAAACACAGTGGATTACCGTGATAACTACGATGGCCAAGAAAAAGAACCGATTGTATTACCAAGTCGCTTTCCGAATCTTTTAGTTAACGGTACTTCAGGGATTGCTGTTGGTATGGCTACTAACATTCCACCTCATCATTTAGGTGAAACAATTGATGCGGTTTTGGCGTTAGCTGATAATCCTGCAATCACGACTGAAGAGTTAATGGAATATGTTGAAGGTCCTGATTTTCCAACCGGTGGTATTATTCTCGGCCGCAGTGGGATTCGGCGTGCTTATGAAACAGGTAAAGGTTCTGTGTTGATTCGTTCAGTTGTTGATATTGAAACAAAAGCGAATGGCAAAGAAGTTATCATTGTTAATGAAATTCCTTTCCAAGTTAACAAAGCGCGATTGATTGAAAAAATCGCAGAACTTGTACGCGATAAAAAAATTGACGGAATTACAGATTTACGAGATGAGTCTGATCGTAACGGCATGCGCATCGTGATCGAAGTTCGTCGAGATGCCAGTGCAAGTGTTCTTTTGAATAATTTATATAAACAGACAGCTATGCAAACAAGTTTTGGTATTAATATGTTGGCGCTTGTAGATGGTCATCCAAAAGTTTTGAGCTTAAAAGAAATTCTTTTTCATTACTTAGAACATCAAAAAGTAGTCATTCGTCGTCGTACGCAATTTGAATTGACGAAAGCAGAAGACCGCGCGCATATTCTAGAAGGACTGCGCATTGCACTAGACCATATTGATGCGATTATTGCGTTGATTCGTGGTTCTCAAACTGCAGAACAAGCACGCAATGGCTTAATGACTGATTTTAATTTAACGGAACGCCAATCTCAAGCGATTTTGGATATGCGTTTGCAACGTTTAACTGGATTAGAACGAGATAAAATCGAAGAAGAATACCAAGCATTGGTGAAACTAATCGATGAATTGAGGGACATTCTGGCAAACGAATACCGCATTATTGAAATTATTAAAGAAGAAATGCTAGAAATTAAAGAACGCTTTAACGATAAGCGTAGAACGGAAATCACAACCGGTGGAGCAGAAATGTTTGAAGATGAAGATTTGATTCCAGTGGAAGCTACTGTGTTAACACTGACTCATAACGGCTACATCAAACGTTTACCAGCGAACACATACCGCAGCCAAAAACGTGGTGGACGTGGCGTCCAAGGAATGGGCACAAACGAAGACGATTTTGTTGAACATTTATTGTACACGTCTACGCATGATACAATCTTGTTTTTTACAAACAAAGGAAAAGTGTACCGTAAAAAAGGCTATCAAATTCCTGAGTACGGCCGGACTGCTAAAGGCTTACCTTTGGTTAACCTTTTAGAAATCAGCAAAGAAGAGAAAGTCACAGCTGTTATTCGTGTCGAAGAATTTAAAGAAGATTCGTTCTTCTTTTTCACGACACGTGAAGGTGTCAGCAAACGAACACCTGTTACCAATTATGCCAATATCCGTCAAAACGGCTTGATTGCGATCAGTCTTCGCGAAGAAGATGAATTGATTTCTGTGAAATTAACAGATGGCACAAAAGAGATGGTTATTGGTACACGAAATGGTGCGTTAATTCGATTCCCTGAAACGGATATTCGTAGCATGGGTCGAACAGCTACTGGCGTTCGAGGCATTCGTTTACGTGAAGGCGATGCGGTAGTCGGTATGGAGATTTTAGATCCGAACGACAATGTCTTGGTCATCACTGAGAAAGGATACGGCAAACAGACAAAAGAATCTGAGTACCGTGTTCAATCTCGTGGGGGTATGGGCATCAAAACTTGCCAAATTACAGATAAAAATGGACCACTTGTTGCAGTACGAACTGTTAATGGGACAGAAGATATTATGCTAATCACTGTGAATGGCGTCTTGATCCGGATGGATGTTGAAGATATCTCAACTACAGGCAGAAGCACACAAGGCGTTCGCTTGATCCGACTGGGCGACGATGAAATTGTAGCAACCGTAGCTAAAGTTAAAAAAGATGTTGATCTACCTGAAGATCTTGAAGAAATCGCAGGGGAAGATGCATTAATTGATGAAAGTGCTCAAGCAGATGTCTACGAAGCTGATGAGATTGTGGCAGATGAAAAAATTGATTCTGTAGAAGAAACTCCAGAAGACGACGAAGAATAA